From the Myxococcales bacterium genome, one window contains:
- a CDS encoding 2'-5' RNA ligase family protein, translating to MTTTRTQLTLFVDDRDAAALEEVRAEFNPAQHRLIRSHVTLCREDELLELPRIRGNLAAALPSLALTFGPPRRFADGAGVLLPAIGDPAPFEQLRAAVLAGVTAAPRALAAHITLMHPRNATCTAAVFAQIAARRLPDRLRFGAISLIAQVDGGPWTVLDEFPLRS from the coding sequence ATGACCACGACCCGCACCCAGCTCACGCTGTTCGTCGACGACCGGGACGCGGCCGCGCTCGAGGAGGTGCGCGCCGAGTTCAACCCGGCGCAGCACCGCCTGATCCGGAGCCACGTCACGCTGTGCCGCGAGGACGAGCTGCTCGAGCTCCCGCGCATCCGCGGCAACCTGGCCGCCGCGCTGCCGAGCCTGGCGCTGACCTTCGGGCCGCCGCGCCGGTTCGCGGACGGCGCCGGCGTGCTGCTGCCGGCGATCGGCGATCCCGCGCCGTTCGAGCAGCTCCGGGCCGCGGTGCTGGCCGGCGTCACCGCGGCGCCCCGCGCCCTGGCGGCGCACATCACGCTCATGCACCCGCGCAACGCGACCTGCACCGCCGCCGTGTTCGCGCAGATCGCGGCGCGCCGCCTGCCCGACCGGCTGCGGTTCGGCGCGATCAGCCTGATCGCGCAGGTCGACGGCGGCCCCTGGACCGTGCTCGACGAGTTCCCGCTGCGGTCGTGA
- a CDS encoding GuaB1 family IMP dehydrogenase-related protein, whose product MRFLHPDHDEQLELSTDDVFLSPGYFDGGSRLDTDLAPPDFAGGAHPIVSANMNAVTGKRMAETMARFGGLGVLPQDMALETVERIVTHIHTADIRFDTPLAVSPRATLRDVQGIIRKRSHDLVVVVDDDRRPIGIVTHADLRDRDQYVPAARLMSQRLFTLPADVSNRDAFLAMDEARVKAAPVLDGDGRLLGVITRTDAVRLELLRPALGARGQLMVAAAIGISAEAATTAAQLLELGVSAIVIDTAHGHQRRMLEALRAVRAVVGERVPLVAGNVCTAEGTRALIEAGADVVKVNVGPGAMCTTRMQTGAGRPTFSSVLACAREARTHGKHVWADGGVRHPRDVALYLAAGAARVMIGTALAGTYESPGDVKEDREGHLYKENYGMASGRAVGDRAADLDPFEAAKKGFFREGISSSRIYIREGAESVGAVLMNMITGVQSALTYVGARTLAEFTDRAVVGVQSLAGYGEGTPHGAIRR is encoded by the coding sequence GTGCGCTTCCTCCATCCCGACCATGACGAGCAGCTCGAGCTGTCGACCGACGACGTCTTCCTGAGCCCGGGCTACTTCGACGGCGGCTCGCGCCTCGACACCGATCTGGCGCCGCCCGACTTCGCCGGCGGGGCCCACCCGATCGTCTCGGCGAACATGAACGCGGTGACCGGCAAGCGCATGGCCGAGACGATGGCCCGGTTCGGCGGCCTCGGCGTGCTGCCGCAGGACATGGCGCTCGAGACCGTCGAGCGCATCGTCACCCACATCCACACCGCCGACATCCGCTTCGACACGCCGCTGGCGGTGTCGCCCCGGGCGACCTTGCGCGACGTCCAGGGGATCATCCGCAAGCGCTCGCACGATCTCGTGGTCGTGGTCGACGACGACCGCCGGCCGATCGGCATCGTCACCCACGCCGACCTGCGCGACCGCGATCAGTACGTGCCGGCGGCGCGGCTGATGTCGCAGCGCCTGTTCACGCTGCCGGCCGACGTCTCGAACCGCGACGCGTTCCTGGCGATGGACGAGGCCCGGGTCAAGGCGGCGCCCGTGCTCGATGGCGACGGCCGGCTGCTGGGCGTGATCACCCGCACCGACGCGGTCCGGCTCGAGCTCCTGCGCCCGGCGCTCGGCGCGCGCGGCCAGCTCATGGTGGCCGCGGCGATCGGCATCTCGGCCGAGGCCGCGACCACCGCCGCGCAGCTGCTCGAGCTGGGCGTGTCGGCGATCGTGATCGACACCGCCCACGGCCACCAGCGCCGCATGCTCGAGGCGCTGCGCGCGGTCCGCGCGGTGGTCGGGGAGCGGGTGCCGCTGGTCGCCGGCAACGTCTGCACCGCCGAGGGCACCCGCGCGCTGATCGAGGCCGGCGCCGACGTCGTCAAGGTCAACGTCGGGCCGGGGGCGATGTGCACGACCCGGATGCAGACCGGCGCCGGGCGGCCGACGTTCTCGAGCGTGCTGGCGTGCGCGCGCGAGGCCCGGACCCACGGCAAGCACGTCTGGGCCGACGGCGGCGTCCGCCACCCGCGCGACGTCGCGCTGTACCTCGCGGCCGGCGCCGCGCGCGTGATGATCGGCACCGCGCTGGCCGGCACCTACGAGAGCCCCGGCGACGTCAAGGAGGACCGCGAGGGCCACCTGTACAAGGAGAACTACGGCATGGCGAGCGGCCGCGCGGTCGGCGATCGCGCGGCCGACCTCGACCCGTTCGAGGCCGCCAAGAAGGGGTTCTTCCGCGAGGGCATCTCGAGCTCGCGCATCTACATCCGCGAGGGCGCCGAGAGCGTCGGCGCCGTGCTGATGAACATGATCACCGGCGTGCAGTCGGCGCTGACCTACGTCGGCGCGCGCACGCTCGCCGAGTTCACCGACCGCGCCGTCGTCGGGGTCCAGAGCCTGGCCGGCTACGGCGAGGGCACGCCCCACGGCGCGATCCGGCGCTGA
- a CDS encoding aminopeptidase, protein MRSWTWALAVLGCVACSGGGGPSSMVDATVVDGPDPTVDAAIDAAGPLGDILAELQAIPGLTVTERTTMAPGYRFFVMEYDQPVDHRDPAGQRFPQRMTLMHRDYGAPMVVHNSGYFVSTRGFRAQLTQVIDGNQLSMEHRYFAPSRPQPADWTKLDIFQAASDQHRITQALKARLYRGKWLTTGASKGGMTSLFHRRFFPDDVDATVAYVAPIDYPEDAVASPTNRYFVFLENVGTDPGCRQRLKDFQNLVLARRDAMKAQMRAVATFTQILGEDRALEFATEELPFIFWQYGAQSNCATIPTASASDAAVFQFLDDTISVASYADADLTDYLPYYHQSATQLGYPAGDESYLVGLQFPGADTARAYVPANIPTPAYDDGAAMRDVQQWIATSGERIMLIYGENDPWSAGAVDLGAATDSFKFIAPGDNHGASMASLTSADTTLAVDTVRRWAGVSAKPHKRLDPRERTVEQDEFELRRAHRLR, encoded by the coding sequence ATGCGATCTTGGACCTGGGCGCTGGCTGTTCTCGGGTGCGTCGCGTGCAGCGGCGGCGGCGGCCCGTCCTCGATGGTCGACGCGACCGTCGTCGATGGGCCCGACCCCACGGTCGACGCGGCGATCGACGCCGCCGGGCCGCTCGGGGACATCCTCGCCGAGCTCCAGGCGATCCCGGGGCTGACGGTCACCGAGCGCACGACGATGGCGCCGGGCTACCGGTTCTTCGTCATGGAGTACGATCAGCCGGTCGACCACCGCGACCCCGCGGGCCAGCGGTTCCCGCAGCGCATGACGCTGATGCACCGCGACTACGGCGCGCCGATGGTCGTGCACAACAGCGGCTACTTCGTGTCGACGCGCGGCTTCCGCGCGCAGCTCACCCAGGTGATCGACGGCAACCAGCTGTCGATGGAGCACCGCTACTTCGCGCCGTCGCGGCCGCAGCCGGCCGACTGGACCAAGCTCGACATCTTCCAGGCCGCCAGCGACCAGCACCGGATCACCCAGGCGCTCAAGGCCCGGCTCTACCGTGGCAAGTGGCTGACGACCGGCGCCAGCAAGGGCGGCATGACCTCGCTGTTCCACCGCCGGTTCTTCCCCGACGACGTCGACGCCACGGTCGCGTACGTCGCGCCGATCGACTACCCCGAGGACGCGGTCGCGTCGCCGACCAACCGCTACTTCGTGTTCCTCGAGAACGTCGGCACGGATCCGGGCTGCCGGCAGCGGCTCAAGGACTTCCAGAACCTGGTGCTGGCGCGCCGCGACGCGATGAAGGCGCAGATGCGCGCGGTCGCGACGTTCACCCAGATCCTCGGTGAGGATCGCGCGCTCGAGTTCGCGACCGAGGAGCTGCCGTTCATCTTCTGGCAGTACGGCGCGCAGTCCAACTGCGCGACCATCCCCACCGCGAGCGCGTCCGACGCGGCGGTGTTCCAGTTCCTCGACGACACGATCAGCGTCGCGTCCTACGCCGACGCCGACCTCACCGACTACCTGCCGTACTACCACCAGTCGGCGACGCAGCTCGGCTACCCGGCCGGCGACGAGAGCTACCTGGTCGGCCTGCAGTTCCCCGGCGCCGACACCGCGCGGGCCTACGTGCCCGCCAACATCCCGACGCCGGCCTACGACGACGGCGCGGCCATGCGCGACGTGCAGCAGTGGATCGCCACCAGCGGCGAGCGGATCATGTTGATCTACGGCGAGAACGATCCCTGGAGCGCCGGCGCGGTCGACCTCGGCGCCGCGACCGACTCGTTCAAGTTCATCGCGCCCGGCGACAACCACGGCGCGTCGATGGCGTCGCTGACCAGCGCCGACACCACGCTCGCGGTCGACACGGTCCGGCGCTGGGCCGGCGTCAGCGCCAAGCCGCACAAGCGCCTCGATCCGCGCGAGCGCACCGTCGAGCAGGACGAGTTCGAGCTCCGGCGCGCCCATCGGCTGCGCTGA
- a CDS encoding BON domain-containing protein: MRETVILPDSSHRPTVPEEEAALHRKPAPLSLHPSMAPIRSALAELDAVDLTDLEVVLTEGHVTLSGSVATRADRDRIVAAVEAVPDHLGVIDTLRIRLD, from the coding sequence GTGCGCGAGACCGTGATCTTGCCCGACAGCTCGCATCGGCCCACGGTCCCCGAAGAGGAGGCCGCGCTGCACCGCAAGCCGGCCCCGCTGAGCCTGCACCCATCCATGGCGCCGATCCGGAGCGCGCTCGCCGAGCTCGACGCCGTCGATCTGACCGATCTCGAGGTCGTCTTGACCGAGGGCCACGTGACGCTGTCTGGCTCGGTGGCGACCCGCGCCGATCGCGACCGCATCGTGGCCGCCGTCGAGGCCGTGCCCGATCACCTGGGCGTCATCGACACGCTGCGGATCCGCCTGGACTGA